Proteins encoded by one window of Kribbella italica:
- a CDS encoding VOC family protein, with translation MARPVLNSMLLGSTDPDRLKAWYRDAFQAGVDGYGNLDLGGFGLVIEHRDDVAAQAPEPGRFIVNFAVDDIEASAEHLRTLDVDWLVEPEDRGIGKFATLTDPDGNYVQLIQMKPEYYANR, from the coding sequence ATGGCCCGGCCCGTTCTGAACAGCATGCTGCTCGGCAGCACCGACCCCGACCGGCTGAAGGCCTGGTACCGCGACGCGTTCCAGGCCGGCGTCGACGGCTACGGCAACCTCGATCTCGGCGGCTTCGGTCTGGTGATCGAGCACCGCGACGACGTCGCGGCGCAGGCCCCCGAGCCCGGCCGGTTCATCGTCAACTTCGCCGTCGACGACATCGAGGCCAGCGCCGAGCACCTGCGCACCCTCGACGTCGACTGGCTGGTCGAGCCCGAGGACCGCGGTATCGGCAAGTTCGCCACTCTCACCGACCCCGACGGCAACTACGTCCAGCTGATCCAGATGAAGCCCGAGTACTACGCCAACCGCTGA